The Mycobacteriales bacterium genome includes a window with the following:
- a CDS encoding PD-(D/E)XK nuclease family protein, which translates to AALLARAREALAEGPEAALWELWSGSPWPARLEAASLRGGATGRSADRDLDAVVSLFATVGRAGDRRRLTGVGTLLDEIEAQQIPADTLAEQGVRGEAVRLVTAHRSKGLEWDVVVVAGVQEGVWPDLRRRSTLLEAERLAPLSQGSLRAPSERAELLADERRLFYVALTRARRRLAVTAVAGTDEEGERPSRFLSELGLAVQEHLDRVARPLSLPSLVAALRRTAVDPARSPAARRAAASRLARLAAEVDVEGRPLAPAAHPASWWGLASVSSCATPVHPEGTPVPLSGTSLSGLEECPLRWFLEHEVHAQSAASSAMGFGGVVHALADEVATGRTPAELDVLMARLDTVWGQLAYDAPWQSAQQHEQAREALRRFLTWHAAARDRTLVATEVPFRVELEAPGGPVLLRGFLDRVELDRDGRVHVVDLKTGKAPFTKAAIAGHAQLGSYQLAVRAGALDELLPDRPEVGGAELVMLRVADGSGPKVQAQEGLEPSPTWVEALLDTAVRRVLGESFPPTPQERCGRCPFRSCCPAQPDGRQVVT; encoded by the coding sequence CGCGGCGCTGCTCGCCCGCGCCCGCGAGGCGCTCGCCGAGGGTCCCGAGGCCGCGCTGTGGGAGCTGTGGTCCGGCAGCCCGTGGCCGGCCCGGCTGGAGGCCGCCTCGCTGCGCGGCGGTGCGACGGGGCGGTCGGCCGACCGCGATCTCGACGCGGTGGTGTCGCTGTTCGCCACCGTCGGGCGAGCCGGCGATCGGCGCCGGTTGACCGGCGTCGGCACCCTGCTCGACGAGATCGAGGCTCAGCAGATCCCGGCCGACACGCTCGCCGAGCAGGGCGTGCGCGGGGAGGCGGTCCGGCTGGTGACCGCCCACCGCAGCAAGGGCCTGGAGTGGGATGTCGTCGTCGTGGCCGGCGTGCAGGAGGGGGTCTGGCCCGACCTGCGCCGGCGCTCCACCCTGCTGGAGGCCGAGCGGCTGGCGCCGCTGTCGCAAGGGTCGCTGCGGGCGCCGTCGGAGCGCGCCGAGCTGCTGGCCGACGAGCGGCGGCTGTTCTACGTCGCGCTCACCCGCGCCCGCCGGCGGCTCGCCGTCACCGCCGTGGCCGGCACCGACGAGGAGGGTGAGCGGCCGTCCCGCTTCCTGTCCGAGCTGGGGCTTGCGGTGCAGGAGCACCTGGACCGGGTGGCCCGGCCGTTGTCGCTGCCGTCCCTGGTGGCCGCGCTGCGCCGGACGGCCGTCGATCCCGCGCGGAGCCCGGCCGCGCGTCGGGCGGCAGCGTCCCGGCTGGCCCGGCTGGCTGCCGAGGTCGACGTCGAGGGCCGGCCATTGGCGCCGGCTGCGCACCCTGCGTCCTGGTGGGGGCTCGCGTCGGTCAGCTCCTGCGCGACGCCGGTGCACCCGGAGGGCACGCCGGTGCCGCTGTCCGGCACCTCGCTGAGCGGGCTCGAGGAGTGCCCGCTGCGCTGGTTCCTCGAGCACGAGGTGCACGCGCAGTCCGCAGCCTCCTCCGCGATGGGCTTCGGGGGAGTGGTGCACGCGCTGGCCGACGAGGTCGCCACCGGCCGCACTCCCGCCGAGCTCGACGTGCTGATGGCCCGGCTCGACACGGTGTGGGGGCAGCTGGCCTACGACGCGCCGTGGCAGTCGGCCCAGCAGCACGAGCAGGCGCGCGAGGCGCTGCGCCGCTTCCTGACCTGGCACGCCGCGGCGCGGGACAGGACGCTGGTCGCCACGGAGGTGCCGTTCCGGGTCGAGCTGGAGGCGCCCGGCGGTCCCGTCCTGCTGCGCGGTTTCCTGGACCGGGTCGAGCTCGACCGCGACGGCCGGGTGCACGTCGTCGACCTCAAGACGGGGAAGGCGCCCTTCACCAAGGCCGCCATCGCCGGCCATGCCCAGCTCGGCAGCTATCAGCTGGCCGTGCGCGCGGGTGCCCTCGACGAGCTGCTGCCCGACCGACCCGAGGTCGGCGGGGCCGAGCTGGTGATGCTGCGGGTCGCCGACGGGTCCGGCCCCAAGGTCCAGGCACAGGAGGGGCTCGAGCCGTCCCCGACCTGGGTGGAGGCGCTGCTCGACACCGCCGTGCGGCGGGTGCTCGGCGAGAGCTTCCCGCCCACCCCGCAGGAGCGGTGCGGGCGCTGCCCGTTCCGCAGCTGCTGCCCCGCACAGCCCGACGGCCGGCAGGTGGTGACGTGA
- a CDS encoding MGMT family protein, producing the protein MKRPVASSSAGLAVRARAGAPPTPYARTVLDVVDRIPAGKVLTYGDVAELMGRGSPRTVGAVLSDHGREVPWQRVVQASGRPAEPYLQEALRLLTTEGCPLVGERVDLAAARWNGR; encoded by the coding sequence GTGAAGCGCCCCGTGGCCAGCTCCTCCGCCGGTCTGGCCGTCCGCGCCCGCGCAGGGGCACCTCCCACCCCGTACGCCCGAACGGTCCTCGACGTGGTGGACCGCATCCCGGCCGGCAAGGTCCTGACGTACGGGGACGTCGCGGAGCTGATGGGCCGGGGATCGCCGCGTACGGTCGGGGCGGTGCTGAGCGACCACGGCCGCGAGGTGCCGTGGCAGCGGGTGGTGCAGGCGTCCGGCCGGCCGGCCGAGCCGTACCTGCAGGAGGCGCTGCGGCTGCTCACGACCGAGGGCTGTCCGCTGGTGGGCGAGCGGGTCGACCTGGCGGCGGCCCGCTGGAACGGCCGGTAG
- a CDS encoding amidohydrolase family protein, with product MTSVLHLRGPVLLGPEEVVGEAWVADGLLTLDRPPAGTDVVHLDGWVVPGLVDAHCHVGLAAHGAVDAAAAEEQALADRDAGALLLRDAGSPADTRWVDERADLPVLVRAGRHIARPKRYLRNFAAEVEPAELTEEVRRQARRGDRWVKLVGDWIDRETGDLAPCWPLEALRPAIAAAHAEGARVTAHCFSQASLPDLVEAGIDCIEHATGLDEQMLPLLAARGVAIVPTLINIDTFPGIAASADEKYPAYAAHMRALHARRYDTVASAYEAGLPVYAGTDAGGSLAHGRIADEVLELARAGLPPAAALSAACWAARQWLGRDGLREGAQADLLVLEADPRADLRVLQAPRAVVLRGVLRGGLGAG from the coding sequence ATGACCTCGGTACTCCACCTGCGCGGACCCGTACTCCTCGGACCGGAGGAGGTGGTGGGTGAAGCGTGGGTGGCCGACGGTCTTCTCACCCTGGACCGGCCGCCCGCCGGCACCGACGTGGTCCACCTCGACGGGTGGGTCGTGCCCGGTCTCGTCGACGCCCACTGCCACGTCGGCCTGGCCGCGCACGGTGCCGTCGACGCGGCGGCCGCCGAGGAACAGGCCCTGGCCGACCGCGACGCCGGCGCGCTGCTGCTGCGCGACGCGGGGTCACCGGCCGACACCCGGTGGGTCGACGAGCGGGCCGACCTGCCGGTACTGGTCCGCGCGGGGCGGCACATCGCCCGGCCGAAGCGCTACCTCCGCAACTTCGCGGCGGAGGTCGAGCCGGCGGAGCTGACCGAGGAGGTACGCCGGCAGGCCCGCCGCGGTGACCGCTGGGTCAAGCTGGTCGGCGACTGGATCGACCGGGAGACAGGCGATCTCGCGCCCTGCTGGCCGCTGGAGGCACTGCGTCCGGCCATCGCCGCCGCACACGCGGAAGGCGCCCGCGTCACGGCGCACTGCTTCTCGCAGGCCTCCCTGCCCGACCTGGTCGAGGCCGGCATCGACTGCATCGAGCACGCCACCGGTCTGGACGAGCAGATGCTCCCGCTGCTGGCCGCGCGCGGCGTCGCGATCGTGCCGACGCTGATCAACATCGACACCTTCCCCGGCATCGCGGCCAGCGCCGACGAGAAGTACCCGGCGTACGCCGCCCACATGCGGGCGCTGCACGCACGCCGCTACGACACGGTCGCGTCGGCGTACGAGGCCGGTCTGCCGGTCTATGCCGGGACCGACGCAGGGGGGTCACTGGCCCACGGCCGGATCGCCGACGAGGTCCTCGAGCTGGCCCGCGCCGGACTCCCCCCGGCGGCGGCCCTGTCGGCCGCCTGCTGGGCCGCGCGCCAGTGGCTGGGGCGGGACGGGCTGCGCGAGGGCGCGCAGGCCGACCTGCTGGTACTGGAGGCCGACCCGCGCGCCGACCTGCGGGTGCTGCAGGCGCCACGGGCCGTGGTGCTGCGGGGCGTGCTGCGGGGCGGGCTGGGGGCAGGCTGA
- a CDS encoding ATP-dependent helicase, with protein MSRSVRSAPTPAPYRLVRTPPSAARRLVPDPQQAEVLAHRGGPLLVLAGPGTGKTTTMVEAVARRVEAGLAPEQVLVLTFSRKAAQELRERITTRLGAPSAGPAAWTFHAFCYAMVREHAPVELWAEPLRLLSGAEQDVALRELLRGSVELGREWPPTLRACLATRGLAEEVRALLSRAREVGLEPADLAALAAREGRADWAALAGFFGEYLDVLDARGAVDYAELVSRAVLIAEDPEHGPVLRARYGAVFVDEYQDTDPAQERLLQALAGGGRDLVAVGDPDQSIYAFRGAEVRGLLDFPSRFRAADGASAPVVALRTCRRSGPALLEASRLVARRIPAPGLAADRIRAHRDLQPAAGAPPGLVEAHTYPSVGAEADAIAELLRREHLERGTPWSRMAVLVRSGARSVPLLRRVLTAAGVPLDVAGDELPLSREPAVAPLLLALRVAGDPAELTTERARALLLSPLGGADPALLRRLGRELRAVDRAAAGEAADTGQVPSRLPAPSAELIRAALADPRLLLPVDPPVARPVERLAA; from the coding sequence GTGAGCCGCTCCGTCCGATCCGCCCCCACGCCGGCGCCCTACCGGCTGGTCCGCACGCCGCCGTCCGCGGCGCGCCGGCTCGTGCCGGACCCGCAGCAGGCCGAGGTGCTGGCGCATCGGGGCGGGCCGCTGCTGGTCCTGGCCGGCCCCGGCACCGGCAAGACGACGACGATGGTCGAGGCCGTCGCCCGCCGGGTGGAGGCAGGGCTGGCGCCCGAGCAGGTGCTGGTGCTGACCTTCAGCCGCAAGGCGGCGCAGGAGCTGCGCGAGCGGATCACCACCCGGCTCGGTGCACCGAGCGCCGGTCCGGCCGCCTGGACCTTCCACGCCTTCTGCTATGCCATGGTGCGCGAGCACGCGCCGGTCGAGCTCTGGGCCGAGCCGCTGCGGCTGCTGTCCGGCGCCGAGCAGGACGTCGCGCTGCGCGAGCTGCTGCGCGGGTCGGTCGAGCTGGGCCGGGAATGGCCGCCGACGCTGCGGGCCTGCCTGGCCACCCGGGGGCTCGCCGAGGAGGTGCGCGCGCTGCTGTCCCGGGCCCGTGAGGTGGGGCTGGAGCCGGCCGACCTCGCGGCGCTGGCTGCGCGCGAGGGCCGGGCCGACTGGGCCGCGCTGGCCGGCTTCTTCGGCGAGTACCTCGACGTGCTCGACGCCCGGGGCGCCGTCGACTACGCCGAGCTGGTCTCCCGCGCGGTGCTGATCGCGGAGGATCCCGAGCACGGGCCGGTGCTGCGGGCGCGCTACGGCGCGGTCTTCGTCGACGAGTACCAGGACACCGACCCTGCCCAGGAGCGGCTGCTGCAGGCGCTGGCCGGCGGCGGCCGCGACCTCGTCGCCGTCGGCGACCCCGACCAGTCCATCTACGCCTTCCGTGGCGCCGAGGTGCGCGGGCTGCTCGACTTCCCCTCCCGCTTCCGGGCCGCCGACGGCGCTTCCGCGCCGGTCGTGGCGCTGCGCACCTGCCGCCGGTCCGGCCCGGCACTGCTGGAGGCGTCCCGGCTGGTGGCCCGGCGGATCCCGGCGCCGGGGCTGGCCGCCGACCGGATCCGCGCCCACCGCGACCTGCAGCCGGCGGCGGGGGCGCCGCCCGGGCTGGTCGAGGCGCACACCTACCCCTCGGTCGGCGCGGAGGCCGACGCGATCGCGGAGCTGCTGCGCCGCGAGCACCTCGAGCGCGGCACCCCGTGGTCGCGGATGGCGGTCCTGGTCCGCTCCGGAGCCCGGTCGGTCCCCCTGCTGCGCCGCGTCCTGACCGCGGCCGGTGTGCCGCTCGACGTGGCCGGCGACGAGCTGCCGCTGTCCCGCGAGCCGGCCGTCGCGCCGCTGCTCCTGGCCCTGCGCGTCGCCGGTGACCCGGCGGAGCTGACGACCGAGCGGGCGCGCGCGCTGTTGCTCAGCCCGCTCGGCGGCGCCGACCCCGCGCTGCTGCGCCGGCTCGGCCGGGAGCTGCGGGCGGTCGACCGGGCGGCGGCCGGCGAGGCGGCGGACACCGGCCAGGTGCCCAGCCGGCTGCCGGCGCCCTCCGCCGAGCTGATCCGGGCGGCGCTGGCCGATCCGCGGCTGCTGCTCCCCGTCGACCCGCCGGTGGCCCGCCCGGTGGAGCGCCTCGCGGCG
- a CDS encoding ATP-dependent DNA helicase: MRPADLRDLLGIPFTDEQLAAATAPLAPALVVAGAGSGKTSVMAARVVWLVATGQVAPDQVLGLTFTNKAAAELAGRLRGGLLHAGEIGEPVVSTYHAFAGRLVTEHGLRLGVEPRSRLLADATRYQLAARVLRRHRGPITHLTSPLTMLVADLVSLESELSEHLVAPEQLRAWDAEWLEVVEATCAELDGQKGTKGHCDELRTMALAARRRHELAGLVAAYRTAKSELDALDFGDQVALAARLAETVPEVGAAERERSRVVLLDEYQDTSVAQRRMLVGLFGAPLAPGHPVTAVGDPCQAIYGWRGASVSNLDGFPRHFAHPDGSQAATFALAVNQRSGGRLLALANSVASSLRLRHRIVELQAPPAKADLGETVVALHTTWQSECTWVAAQVKAAVDAGTPPRECAVLVRARSDFADLYAALTAAGLPVEVVGLGGLLALPEVADVVAVLQVLDDPTANAPLLRLLTGPRWRLGARDLAVLGRRAREILAVEQRGADPSDGTALEQAVAGVDPCDVVALADALDRPGSQGWSAEALARVTALDAELRTLRGFRDEPLLDLVHRVVEVTGLDVELAASPEAVQARRRESLSAFFDVVAGFTDLDGETSLSAFLAFLRAAQEHERGLDAVTPSGSDAVQLLTAHRSKGLEWDVVACPDLTRKVFPSDTLRDRWTTSGSVLPGPLRGDAEDQPTLARYDKDGLKAYVQECRDHLEREERRLGYVAFTRARHLLIGSGHWWGATQKKPRGPSTFLGELRAHALAGGGRVECWADRPLETSNPALVEPAQHVWPAPYDEEPYTRRRAAADAVLADLAALEAGLALPAEDLAGLLPWEREQLERYDREALLLLEEERAARRGVREVALPTALTASQLLRLQADPAGLARELARPLPRRPVAAAQRGTRFHAWVEALFDQRPLLGPDELPGAGDDGLDGDVALERLQEAFLASPWASRRPYAVEAGFVLPVAGRVVRGRIDAVYDLGDGRWEVVDWKTGSESADPLQLAVYRLAWARLAGVEPAAVEGVFHYVATGEEVRHGDELPGEAELAQLLRGEVEAEALTLP, translated from the coding sequence ATGAGACCCGCCGACCTGCGCGACCTGCTCGGCATCCCGTTCACCGACGAGCAGCTGGCGGCCGCGACGGCGCCGCTCGCCCCCGCCCTGGTGGTGGCAGGCGCCGGCTCCGGCAAGACCAGCGTGATGGCCGCCCGGGTCGTGTGGCTGGTGGCCACGGGGCAGGTGGCGCCGGACCAGGTGCTCGGGCTGACCTTCACCAACAAGGCCGCGGCCGAGCTGGCGGGCCGGCTGCGCGGCGGGCTGCTCCACGCGGGCGAGATTGGCGAGCCGGTCGTGTCGACCTACCACGCGTTCGCCGGCCGGCTGGTCACCGAGCACGGCCTGCGCCTGGGCGTCGAGCCGCGCTCGCGGCTGCTCGCCGACGCGACCCGCTATCAGCTCGCGGCGCGCGTCCTGCGGCGCCACCGCGGGCCGATCACCCACCTCACCAGCCCGTTGACCATGCTGGTCGCCGACCTGGTATCGCTGGAGTCCGAGCTGTCCGAGCACCTCGTCGCCCCGGAGCAGCTGCGCGCCTGGGACGCCGAGTGGCTGGAGGTCGTCGAGGCGACCTGCGCCGAGCTGGACGGCCAGAAGGGCACGAAGGGCCACTGCGACGAGCTTCGTACGATGGCGCTCGCGGCGCGTCGGCGGCACGAGCTCGCGGGCCTGGTCGCGGCGTACCGCACCGCCAAGAGCGAGCTGGACGCGCTCGACTTCGGGGACCAGGTGGCGTTGGCCGCGCGGCTGGCCGAGACGGTGCCGGAGGTCGGTGCCGCCGAGCGGGAGCGCTCGAGGGTGGTGCTGCTCGACGAGTACCAGGACACCAGCGTCGCGCAGCGCCGGATGCTGGTGGGGCTGTTCGGCGCTCCCTTGGCCCCTGGTCACCCGGTGACGGCGGTCGGTGACCCGTGCCAGGCGATCTACGGCTGGCGAGGGGCGTCGGTGTCCAATCTCGACGGCTTCCCGCGGCACTTCGCGCATCCCGACGGCAGCCAGGCCGCGACCTTCGCCCTCGCCGTCAACCAGCGCTCCGGCGGCCGGCTGCTGGCCCTGGCCAATTCCGTCGCGTCCTCGCTGCGGCTGCGGCACCGGATCGTCGAGTTGCAGGCACCGCCGGCCAAGGCCGACCTGGGGGAGACGGTCGTCGCGCTGCACACCACCTGGCAGTCCGAGTGCACCTGGGTGGCCGCGCAGGTGAAGGCTGCCGTCGACGCCGGCACGCCGCCGCGCGAGTGCGCCGTCCTGGTCCGCGCGCGCAGCGACTTCGCCGACCTGTACGCCGCTCTCACCGCAGCGGGCCTGCCGGTCGAGGTGGTCGGGCTCGGCGGGCTGCTGGCGCTGCCGGAGGTCGCCGACGTGGTCGCGGTCCTGCAGGTGCTCGATGACCCCACCGCCAACGCGCCGCTGCTGCGGCTGCTCACGGGGCCGCGCTGGCGGCTCGGTGCCCGCGACCTCGCGGTGCTCGGGCGGCGGGCGCGGGAGATCCTGGCCGTCGAGCAGCGGGGTGCGGACCCCTCCGACGGGACCGCGCTCGAGCAGGCGGTCGCGGGGGTCGACCCGTGCGACGTCGTGGCGCTGGCCGACGCGCTGGACCGACCCGGCTCGCAGGGCTGGTCGGCCGAGGCGCTGGCGCGGGTCACCGCCCTCGACGCCGAGCTGCGCACCCTGCGCGGCTTCCGCGACGAGCCGCTGCTCGACCTCGTCCACCGGGTCGTGGAGGTCACCGGCCTCGACGTCGAGTTGGCCGCCTCGCCGGAGGCGGTGCAGGCCCGGCGGCGCGAGTCGCTGTCCGCCTTCTTCGACGTGGTCGCCGGTTTCACCGACCTCGACGGCGAGACCAGCCTGAGTGCGTTCCTGGCCTTCCTGCGCGCGGCGCAGGAGCACGAGCGCGGGCTCGACGCGGTGACGCCGAGCGGCAGCGACGCGGTGCAGCTGCTGACCGCCCACCGTTCCAAGGGACTGGAGTGGGACGTCGTCGCCTGTCCCGACCTGACCCGCAAGGTCTTTCCGTCCGACACCCTGCGCGACCGCTGGACCACCAGCGGGTCGGTGCTGCCCGGCCCGCTGCGCGGTGACGCCGAGGACCAGCCGACGCTCGCCCGCTACGACAAGGACGGCCTGAAGGCCTACGTCCAGGAGTGCCGCGACCACCTCGAGCGCGAGGAGCGGCGGCTGGGCTATGTCGCCTTCACCCGTGCGCGGCACCTGCTCATCGGCAGCGGCCACTGGTGGGGGGCGACGCAGAAGAAGCCACGCGGGCCGTCCACGTTTCTCGGCGAGCTGCGCGCCCACGCCCTTGCCGGCGGCGGCCGGGTGGAGTGCTGGGCCGACAGGCCCCTGGAGACGAGCAACCCCGCGCTCGTCGAGCCGGCGCAGCACGTCTGGCCTGCGCCGTACGACGAGGAGCCCTACACGCGCCGCCGCGCCGCCGCCGACGCGGTGCTGGCCGACCTGGCCGCGCTCGAGGCCGGCCTCGCCCTGCCGGCCGAGGACCTTGCCGGTCTGCTGCCGTGGGAGCGCGAGCAGCTCGAGCGGTACGACCGGGAGGCCCTGCTGCTGCTCGAGGAGGAGCGGGCGGCGCGCCGGGGCGTCCGCGAGGTGGCCCTGCCGACAGCGCTGACCGCCAGCCAGCTGCTGCGGCTGCAGGCCGACCCGGCGGGCCTGGCCCGCGAGCTGGCCCGACCGCTGCCGCGCCGGCCGGTGGCGGCGGCGCAGCGCGGGACCCGCTTCCACGCCTGGGTCGAGGCGCTGTTCGACCAGCGCCCGCTGCTCGGCCCCGACGAGCTGCCCGGCGCCGGCGACGACGGGCTCGACGGCGACGTCGCCCTCGAGCGCCTGCAGGAGGCGTTCCTGGCCTCCCCGTGGGCGAGCCGCCGCCCGTACGCCGTGGAGGCGGGCTTCGTGCTGCCGGTCGCCGGCCGGGTGGTGCGCGGGCGCATCGACGCGGTCTACGACCTCGGCGACGGCCGCTGGGAGGTGGTCGACTGGAAGACCGGCAGCGAGAGCGCCGACCCGCTCCAGCTCGCCGTCTACCGGCTGGCCTGGGCGCGGCTGGCCGGCGTCGAGCCGGCTGCGGTGGAGGGTGTCTTCCACTACGTCGCCACCGGCGAGGAGGTGCGCCACGGCGACGAGCTGCCGGGGGAGGCCGAGCTGGCCCAGCTGCTGCGTGGTGAGGTCGAGGCGGAGGCGCTCACGCTGCCGTGA
- the kaiC gene encoding circadian clock protein KaiC codes for MNGAGSARRAGLLHLGRDGHESGASVPKLATGIPGFDHVAMGGIPRGRATVLVGRAGSAKTVFAGHFLAEGVRAGQAGVFVTFEEPAPDLRTNLGTLGFDVPAWEAAGQWRFVDASPVLRPSGEVAPYNLETLAAQVGHAVDGTGAERLVLDGLTVMLSLAEDPVVVRQRLRSLIRTLRGMGLTIVLTVEAPDDRDGTMSRYGIEEFVADTVVLLRNVREGTFRRRTVEVLKMRGAMHHKGAVACTIVPGRGLVVLPVREPEQATLLDERLSTGSSEFDAMTGGGLFQSSSTLVSGPTGTGKTLLATAFLDAGAALGERVVLFAYEETREQILRNARGWGHDLERHEQAGHLLIVPLYPEVASLDDHLVEIRAVVDRFSPSRIAVDSLSALERLGSPESYREFVIGLTSYAKETGVTTLVTSSAADLLGGGRSATDSYVSGVIDTIVLLRYVEVDGSIRRVLTALKMRGSRHDSAVREFTIDSTGLVVGERFTDGAGGSGGSGVLGRTPGAY; via the coding sequence GTGAACGGCGCCGGCAGCGCGCGCAGAGCCGGGTTGCTGCATCTGGGCCGCGACGGCCACGAGTCCGGTGCGTCGGTGCCGAAGCTGGCGACCGGCATCCCCGGCTTCGACCACGTCGCCATGGGCGGCATCCCGCGCGGCCGCGCGACGGTGCTGGTCGGCCGGGCCGGCAGCGCCAAGACGGTGTTCGCCGGGCACTTCCTGGCCGAAGGTGTCCGGGCCGGGCAGGCGGGCGTGTTCGTCACCTTCGAGGAGCCGGCTCCGGATTTGCGGACGAACCTGGGGACCCTCGGGTTCGACGTGCCGGCGTGGGAGGCGGCCGGCCAGTGGCGCTTCGTCGACGCCTCGCCGGTCCTTCGGCCCTCGGGCGAGGTGGCGCCGTACAACCTGGAGACGCTGGCGGCGCAGGTCGGGCACGCGGTGGACGGCACCGGCGCCGAACGGCTGGTCCTGGACGGCCTCACCGTGATGCTCTCCCTGGCCGAGGATCCAGTCGTCGTCAGACAGCGGCTGCGGTCGCTCATCCGGACCCTGCGGGGCATGGGCCTCACCATCGTGCTGACCGTCGAGGCGCCGGACGACCGGGACGGGACCATGTCCCGCTACGGCATCGAGGAGTTCGTCGCCGACACCGTCGTGCTGCTGCGCAACGTGCGCGAGGGGACGTTCCGCCGGCGCACGGTCGAGGTGCTGAAGATGCGCGGCGCGATGCACCACAAGGGCGCCGTGGCGTGCACCATCGTTCCCGGCCGGGGGCTGGTCGTCCTGCCGGTCCGGGAGCCGGAGCAGGCAACGCTGCTCGACGAGCGGCTGAGCACCGGCAGTTCCGAGTTCGACGCCATGACCGGCGGGGGGCTCTTCCAGAGCTCCAGCACGCTGGTGTCCGGCCCGACCGGCACCGGCAAGACGCTGCTGGCCACCGCGTTCCTCGACGCCGGCGCCGCTCTGGGTGAGCGGGTGGTGCTGTTCGCCTACGAGGAGACGCGCGAGCAGATCCTGCGCAACGCCCGCGGCTGGGGCCACGACCTCGAGCGACACGAGCAGGCGGGGCACCTGCTCATCGTCCCGCTCTACCCCGAGGTCGCGTCACTGGACGACCACCTGGTCGAGATCAGGGCCGTGGTGGACCGCTTCTCGCCCTCCCGGATCGCCGTCGACAGCCTGTCGGCGCTCGAGCGGCTCGGGTCGCCGGAGTCCTACCGCGAGTTCGTCATCGGCCTCACGTCCTACGCCAAGGAGACCGGCGTCACGACGCTGGTCACCTCCTCGGCAGCCGACCTGCTGGGCGGCGGCAGGTCGGCCACCGACAGCTACGTCTCAGGAGTCATCGACACGATCGTGCTGCTGCGCTACGTCGAGGTGGACGGCTCGATCCGGCGCGTGCTGACGGCGCTCAAGATGCGCGGCAGCCGGCACGACTCGGCCGTCCGGGAGTTCACCATCGACAGCACCGGCCTGGTTGTGGGTGAGCGGTTCACCGACGGCGCCGGTGGCTCCGGTGGCTCCGGGGTGCTCGGCCGGACCCCCGGCGCGTACTGA
- a CDS encoding ATP-binding protein: protein MSCQHVLREALPPGDSLRTCHHLHLDPLPQLVTEARSFVREHAPPLPEETAHVLLLLTSELVTNAVLHARTAIEVGIAIAEHSVVVTVHDQDLPARQWPYDGREGGWGLGLVAALAPSSAMSPHPGGGKTAWFLLPRGELAVGEAGSAARPGQGGSG from the coding sequence ATGAGCTGTCAGCACGTGCTCCGCGAGGCGCTGCCCCCCGGCGACTCGCTGCGGACGTGCCACCACCTGCACCTGGACCCGCTGCCCCAGTTGGTCACCGAGGCCCGCTCCTTCGTACGGGAGCACGCTCCGCCGCTGCCCGAGGAGACGGCCCACGTCCTCCTGCTGCTCACCAGCGAGCTGGTGACCAACGCCGTGCTGCACGCCCGTACCGCCATCGAGGTGGGGATCGCCATCGCCGAACATTCAGTCGTCGTGACCGTCCACGACCAGGACCTCCCCGCCCGCCAGTGGCCGTACGACGGGCGCGAGGGCGGCTGGGGCCTCGGCCTGGTCGCCGCGCTCGCGCCCTCCTCCGCGATGTCACCGCACCCCGGTGGCGGCAAGACGGCCTGGTTCCTGCTCCCGCGCGGTGAGCTGGCGGTCGGCGAGGCCGGGTCGGCGGCCCGCCCCGGCCAGGGAGGGTCAGGGTGA